A section of the Scleropages formosus chromosome 16, fSclFor1.1, whole genome shotgun sequence genome encodes:
- the tmem176 gene encoding transmembrane protein 176: protein MDVSVSRNLSVTVTDHSADKLRERQQMLRVKIQRAESKALGISQVMVGLMVMSYSLPLLFTNFTQVVTFGVPWWSGIVFIAAGAVAIETEKHGDMRLLRVCLLVTVAAAVASILALIFYFVDLLSNPEKMCEREGSHVVCDPEYYCQAFSRGLKSCLLLFTVTQAAVSATLSFLLYRERRSFTAYMSLTENVPAGGAPLDCN, encoded by the exons ATGGACGTGTCCGTGTCCAGGAACCTTTCCGTCACCGTCACCGACCACAGCGCAGACAAGCTGAGGGAGAGGCAGCAGATGCTGCGGGTGAAAATCCAGAGGGCGGAGTCCAAAGCGCTGGGG ATCTCCCAGGTCATGGTGGGCCTCATGGTAATGTCCTACTCCCTTCCTCTGCTCTTCACCAACTTCACGCAGGTCGTGACCTTCGGAGTGCCCTGGTGGAGCGGCATTGTG tttaTCGCGGCGGGAGCGGTTGCCATAGAGACAGAAAAGCACGGCGATATGCGTCTG CTCCGCGTCTGTCTGCTGGTCACCGTGGCGGCAGCAGTGGCCTCCATCCTGGCCCTCATCTTCTACTTCGTCGACCTCCTCAGCAACCCGGAGAAGATGTGCGAGAGAGAGGGCTCGCACGTCGTGTGCGATCCGGAGTACTACTGCCAG GCCTTCAGCCGAGGACTGAAGTCTTGTCTCCTGCTGTTCACCGTGACGCAAGCGGCCGTTTCGGCGACGCTCTCCTTCCTCCTGTACAGGGAGCGGCGCAGCTTCACAGCGTACATG TCCCTCACTGAGAAtgtgccagcagggggcgctcctCTTGACTGCAACTGA
- the vps37c gene encoding vacuolar protein sorting-associated protein 37C isoform X2 has product MEKLGELSQAELEELLDNVERVHTLALESDEVQNLQLEREMALASNRSLAEQNLDLKPRLEQGRERLVERYCELQEVRSRYEQRCGQRDSVAGQVSPEGLFSQLQTEGAATEAQSEELADHFLDGSLPLDAFLERFLSLRSLAHKRRVRIDKLQEILRQKTRGTADAEGPTQGPMASQTCASQQADAGVPLPWQPQQQQHSNGQGGNGSSVSFANASQPQPSPALPYSPYPISPAGPPNPPAPFPVYPNPGQRFPPGSGFSERAACPYPAQPPFPIGQFGAPPPAYSSPYPYTNFGYPTAAGFPPSQAPTGPPAFGPGFGVPFS; this is encoded by the exons ATGGAAAAGCTGGGCGAGCTAAgtcaggctgagctggaggagctgttgGACAATGTGGAGCGTGTCCACACACTGGCACTGGAGTCAGATGAG GTGCAGAACCtccagctggagagggagatgGCCCTGGCCTCGAACCGCAGCCTGGCCGAGCAGAACCTGGACCTGAAGCCTCGCCTGGAGCAGGGCAGGGAGCGACTGGTGGAGCGCTACTGCGAGCTACAGGAAGTGCGCTCCAGATATGAGCAGCGCTGTGGTCAGAGAG ACAGTGTTGCGGGACAGGTGTCTCCAGAGGGGCTCTTCTCACAGCTACAGACAGAGGGCGCTGCCACAGAGGCTCAGTCCGAG GAGCTTGCTGACCACTTCCTGGACGGCTCTCTGCCACTGGATGCCTTCCTGGAGCGCTTCCTATCCCTACGTTCGCTGGCCCACAAGCGCCGAGTGCGGATAGATAAACTGCAAGAGATCCTACGGCAGAAGACGCGCGGCACGGCGGACGCTGAGGGGCCCACCCAGGGGCCAATGGCATCACAGACGTGTGCCAGCCAGCAGGCGGATGCCGGAGtcccgttgccatggcaacctcaacagcagcagcacagcaatgGACAAGGCGGGAATGGGAGCAGCGTCAGCTTTGCGAATGCATCCCAGCCTCAGCCGAGCCCCGCCCTTCCGTACTCTCCATACCCCATTTCCCCTGCGGGGCCCCCCAACCCACCTGCTCCATTTCCTGTTTACCCCAATCCAGGGCAGCGGTTTCCTCCAGGGTCCGGCTTTTCTGAGCGCGCGGCATGTCCTTACCCTGCCCAGCCTCCTTTTCCGATTGGTCAGTTTGGTGCTCCTCCCCCTGCCTACTCATCCCCGTATCCGTACACTAACTTTGGTTATCCGACTGCTGCAGGCTTTCCCCCCTCCCAGGCCCCCACGGGGCCGCCTGCTTTCGGGCCTGGCTTCGGGGTCCCCTTCTCTTAA
- the vps37c gene encoding vacuolar protein sorting-associated protein 37C isoform X1: protein MEKLGELSQAELEELLDNVERVHTLALESDEVQNLQLEREMALASNRSLAEQNLDLKPRLEQGRERLVERYCELQEVRSRYEQRCGQRADSVAGQVSPEGLFSQLQTEGAATEAQSEELADHFLDGSLPLDAFLERFLSLRSLAHKRRVRIDKLQEILRQKTRGTADAEGPTQGPMASQTCASQQADAGVPLPWQPQQQQHSNGQGGNGSSVSFANASQPQPSPALPYSPYPISPAGPPNPPAPFPVYPNPGQRFPPGSGFSERAACPYPAQPPFPIGQFGAPPPAYSSPYPYTNFGYPTAAGFPPSQAPTGPPAFGPGFGVPFS from the exons ATGGAAAAGCTGGGCGAGCTAAgtcaggctgagctggaggagctgttgGACAATGTGGAGCGTGTCCACACACTGGCACTGGAGTCAGATGAG GTGCAGAACCtccagctggagagggagatgGCCCTGGCCTCGAACCGCAGCCTGGCCGAGCAGAACCTGGACCTGAAGCCTCGCCTGGAGCAGGGCAGGGAGCGACTGGTGGAGCGCTACTGCGAGCTACAGGAAGTGCGCTCCAGATATGAGCAGCGCTGTGGTCAGAGAG CAGACAGTGTTGCGGGACAGGTGTCTCCAGAGGGGCTCTTCTCACAGCTACAGACAGAGGGCGCTGCCACAGAGGCTCAGTCCGAG GAGCTTGCTGACCACTTCCTGGACGGCTCTCTGCCACTGGATGCCTTCCTGGAGCGCTTCCTATCCCTACGTTCGCTGGCCCACAAGCGCCGAGTGCGGATAGATAAACTGCAAGAGATCCTACGGCAGAAGACGCGCGGCACGGCGGACGCTGAGGGGCCCACCCAGGGGCCAATGGCATCACAGACGTGTGCCAGCCAGCAGGCGGATGCCGGAGtcccgttgccatggcaacctcaacagcagcagcacagcaatgGACAAGGCGGGAATGGGAGCAGCGTCAGCTTTGCGAATGCATCCCAGCCTCAGCCGAGCCCCGCCCTTCCGTACTCTCCATACCCCATTTCCCCTGCGGGGCCCCCCAACCCACCTGCTCCATTTCCTGTTTACCCCAATCCAGGGCAGCGGTTTCCTCCAGGGTCCGGCTTTTCTGAGCGCGCGGCATGTCCTTACCCTGCCCAGCCTCCTTTTCCGATTGGTCAGTTTGGTGCTCCTCCCCCTGCCTACTCATCCCCGTATCCGTACACTAACTTTGGTTATCCGACTGCTGCAGGCTTTCCCCCCTCCCAGGCCCCCACGGGGCCGCCTGCTTTCGGGCCTGGCTTCGGGGTCCCCTTCTCTTAA